The Acidimicrobiales bacterium genome includes a region encoding these proteins:
- a CDS encoding zinc ribbon domain-containing protein: MSDHPPPPGPDAGRESGAGAFCASCGAQLAPDARFCTNCGAPRGVAVPAEPEPTAPAVPPVAPPPPDATRVLPTARTVEREERIVDDGRDDRPAYAPVGPPPFNWALATLILLGLLIVVLGVVLWAQAQDDDGTEDPATTTLPTSTSSSTTSSSSSTTSTTAATTTTTAATTTTAAPSTTTTASSTTTTTVPLTVTVP, from the coding sequence ATGAGCGACCACCCGCCGCCGCCCGGCCCCGACGCCGGCCGCGAGTCCGGCGCAGGGGCGTTCTGCGCCTCCTGCGGCGCGCAGCTCGCGCCTGACGCGCGATTCTGCACGAACTGCGGAGCGCCCCGCGGCGTCGCCGTCCCGGCCGAACCGGAGCCGACGGCGCCCGCCGTCCCGCCGGTTGCGCCCCCGCCGCCCGACGCCACGCGCGTCCTTCCCACGGCGCGGACGGTCGAGCGCGAGGAGCGGATCGTCGACGACGGGCGCGACGATCGTCCGGCGTACGCACCGGTCGGGCCGCCGCCGTTCAACTGGGCGCTGGCCACATTGATCCTGCTGGGTCTGCTGATCGTCGTGCTCGGTGTCGTCCTCTGGGCGCAGGCCCAGGACGACGACGGCACCGAGGACCCGGCGACCACCACGCTGCCCACGTCCACCAGCTCGTCGACGACCTCGAGCTCGTCGTCCACCACGTCGACCACGGCGGCCACCACAACCACCACTGCGGCAACCACCACGACGGCGGCTCCGTCCACCACGACCACGGCGTCGTCCACCACGACGACCACCGTGCCCCTCACCGTCACCGTCCCCTGA
- a CDS encoding MoxR family ATPase, which yields MTSQNTTVEALGVAVAAQVPVLLWGAPGTGKSSVIRALADAMGWPCETVIAAIREPSDFSGLPVVVGGVVQFAPPRWAERLSAAGRGLLFLDEISTAPPAVQAALLRVVLERVVGDIELPGDVVVVAAANPPEQSADGWDLSAPLANRFCHLDWSVEPAVFAQGLAGGWDPPVVPALPPGWEQGVGHTRSLVSAFVTVRPGLACQVPTDAAHAGRGWPSPRTWDMAARLWAAAQAAGASTEAETALITGCVGDGPGVELLMWEMDMDLPDPEEVLADPDGFELPERGDRTYALLSAVASAVAARATPERWLAGWRVLGRAGENTPDVAAVAARVLAGCRPAGAVAPPEVKLFAPLLKDAGLL from the coding sequence GTGACCAGCCAGAACACCACGGTGGAGGCGCTCGGCGTGGCCGTCGCCGCCCAGGTGCCCGTTCTGCTGTGGGGTGCGCCGGGCACCGGGAAGTCGTCGGTCATCCGGGCCCTGGCCGACGCCATGGGCTGGCCGTGCGAGACCGTGATCGCCGCCATCCGCGAGCCCTCGGACTTCTCCGGCCTGCCCGTCGTCGTCGGCGGGGTGGTGCAGTTCGCGCCGCCTCGGTGGGCCGAGCGGCTGTCGGCGGCCGGACGGGGCCTCCTGTTCCTCGACGAGATCTCCACCGCCCCGCCGGCCGTCCAGGCCGCCCTGCTGCGCGTCGTGCTCGAGCGGGTGGTCGGCGACATCGAGCTCCCGGGCGACGTCGTCGTGGTGGCGGCGGCCAACCCGCCCGAGCAGTCGGCCGACGGCTGGGACCTCTCGGCGCCGCTGGCCAACCGCTTCTGCCACCTCGACTGGTCGGTGGAGCCGGCCGTGTTCGCCCAGGGCCTGGCCGGGGGCTGGGATCCCCCGGTGGTGCCCGCACTGCCCCCGGGATGGGAGCAGGGCGTGGGCCACACGCGCAGCCTCGTGTCGGCGTTCGTGACCGTCCGCCCCGGGCTCGCCTGCCAGGTGCCCACCGACGCCGCCCACGCCGGGCGGGGATGGCCCAGCCCCCGCACCTGGGACATGGCGGCGCGCCTGTGGGCCGCCGCCCAGGCGGCCGGCGCCAGCACGGAAGCGGAGACCGCGCTCATCACGGGGTGCGTGGGCGACGGGCCCGGCGTCGAGCTCCTCATGTGGGAGATGGACATGGACCTGCCCGACCCCGAGGAGGTGCTGGCCGACCCCGACGGCTTCGAGCTGCCCGAGCGCGGCGACCGCACGTACGCCCTGCTCTCGGCGGTGGCGTCGGCCGTCGCCGCCCGCGCCACGCCCGAGCGCTGGCTGGCCGGCTGGCGGGTGCTCGGCCGGGCCGGCGAGAACACACCGGACGTGGCCGCCGTGGCCGCCCGGGTGCTGGCCGGGTGCCGGCCCGCCGGCGCCGTCGCCCCGCCGGAGGTGAAGCTCTTCGCCCCCCTGCTCAAGGACGCAGGATTGCTGTGA
- a CDS encoding VWA-like domain-containing protein encodes MPLDARRLAVARLWAVSRHPYLAAAIFASPVVAVPGLGKVTVDESWRLYVDPELVEEWSVEVLGSLLVHHAGHLVRDHAGRARSLGVSEHVTKDWALAADAEINDDLVNTGLRLPSDPVLPQSFGWEPSRLAEEYFHCDHPDSEAEPDCGSGADAQTRSWELLADRKSGLPPGERHLTRAQVASDVLRYCEEGRGRMSKSWLRWAEDMLDPQVDWRRVLAAEIRKGVGTVAGLVDYTYKRPSRRAAATPAVVLPAMERPVPEVVVLCDTSGSMGERQLSRLLAEVDGLLRGVGLARSRLRVLAVDAAVHAVQRVSSGRRLELLGGGGTDMAAGVQAAAKLRPRPSVIVVLTDGLTPWPAAAPKGIAVVVGLIGGGRARGNRAWQPPEWARVVSIDDVA; translated from the coding sequence GTGCCCCTGGATGCCCGACGGCTGGCCGTGGCCCGGCTGTGGGCCGTCTCCCGGCATCCGTACCTGGCGGCGGCCATCTTCGCCTCTCCTGTCGTGGCGGTGCCGGGGCTGGGCAAGGTGACCGTCGACGAGTCGTGGCGGCTGTACGTCGACCCGGAGCTGGTCGAGGAGTGGAGCGTCGAGGTGCTCGGGAGCCTGCTCGTGCACCACGCCGGGCACCTGGTGCGCGACCACGCCGGCAGGGCGCGCAGCCTGGGCGTGAGCGAGCACGTCACCAAGGACTGGGCGCTGGCGGCCGACGCCGAGATCAACGACGACCTCGTCAACACCGGCCTGCGCCTCCCGTCGGACCCCGTGTTGCCGCAGTCGTTCGGGTGGGAGCCGAGCCGGCTGGCCGAGGAGTACTTCCACTGCGACCACCCCGACAGCGAGGCCGAGCCCGACTGCGGCAGCGGGGCGGATGCCCAGACGCGGTCCTGGGAGCTGCTGGCCGACCGCAAGAGCGGCCTTCCGCCCGGGGAGCGCCACCTCACCCGCGCCCAGGTGGCGTCCGACGTCCTGCGCTACTGCGAGGAGGGCAGGGGCCGGATGTCGAAGAGCTGGCTGCGGTGGGCCGAGGACATGCTCGACCCGCAGGTGGACTGGCGGCGGGTGCTGGCGGCCGAGATCCGCAAGGGCGTCGGCACCGTCGCCGGGCTGGTGGACTACACGTACAAGCGGCCGTCCCGCCGGGCCGCCGCCACGCCCGCGGTGGTGCTGCCCGCCATGGAGCGGCCCGTCCCCGAGGTCGTGGTGCTGTGCGACACGTCCGGCAGCATGGGGGAGCGGCAGCTGAGCCGCCTGCTGGCCGAGGTCGACGGCCTGCTGCGGGGCGTCGGACTGGCCCGCAGCCGCCTGCGCGTGCTGGCCGTCGACGCCGCCGTCCATGCCGTGCAGCGGGTGTCCAGCGGGCGCCGCCTGGAGCTGCTGGGCGGAGGCGGCACCGACATGGCCGCCGGCGTGCAGGCGGCGGCGAAGCTGCGTCCCCGCCCGTCGGTGATCGTCGTGCTCACCGACGGTCTCACGCCGTGGCCGGCCGCCGCGCCGAAGGGGATCGCCGTCGTCGTGGGCCTCATCGGCGGCGGGCGGGCCAGGGGCAACCGGGCCTGGCAGCCCCCAGAGTGGGCGCGGGTCGTCTCCATCGACGACGTCGCCTGA